ATCCCATATCTTCCCATAACATCTCGTAACCATTTCATAATGTTCCGTAACTAATTATATTGTAATGCAAATATTTCAACTTTTAAAACACTTACTTGCTTTGCGCCGCGGATCGAACACACACTTCTCACGAGCTTtcagtttgagttcaagcacttgatgcttaaatccctcaaacccaggctctgataccaacttgtggCACCCAAATTTTTCTCATTCGACCAACAACATAAAATTCTtacaattttacaaaattttgaCATGACCCGTTCGTAGTAAGTACTTTTCTCCCTGTTTTTAACAATACCATTACTATTAATACTACGACACTTTCCAACATAACAAAGGTTAAGACCATATATGGTTCGCCATGAACGTTTTTGTACAAACTATACAAAAGTTTAGGATCCAAACTTCTTACTAACAAACTAGACACTTACTAATTAACATTTACTAGACGAAATGGTAAGTTAACCCATCAAAACAAACAACTTGGACCGGAATCGCATAAGGTCGACATTACGTGTGTGTGTTCGGTCCGGGTGCGCCGCAATCAAGCAAGGGATTTACCTAGTTTTCATAACAAAAACATTATTAGTTCATAACACATAGTACTTTAAAATCCTTTAATTACCTATCATTGTTCGACCCGTTAACATGACATGTTATCTTATTAGCATCCTTACTTCCATTCGGAAACATCCAACATATCACTTTCCGACTCATTCGCAATGAATCGTTACATACCATACTTTTCAATATACTTACatcatttgacccgttatgaacaTTTACAACAAATCTATAGTACCAAATACTACTATTCATAAAACTACATTTAAAGTAAATAAAGctcatatgaacttaccgcgatcttgaGATGCTTGTGCCTTCGAgtgacttgcgccttcttcctTCTTTGTGTCTATATGTCATAATCTCATACTTTAGCTTTCTTAAACATTACTTTCACAATCCTTATAGTATGTTATGGCGTTTACTAATCACATACATCATTATCATAAGAAAATTGCATCATTTTAACAAGTATTCATGCAAAAGCCATAACtaaactcacttaggcattttatcaaacacatTGTGTGCATATCACTtgtttagcataatgtacaagcattttAAGCACAACTTCCATAGTTCACTCTTTGAGTAACATAAACATCCCTAACTTAGAAATTTATCATTCTAATCATGATCACATAGTTCTAAATCAATTACATCTAGCCTTTTCACCAACATTCATCAAATTAACATATAGAGCTTCACAAATTCTTGATCATCTTTTATCATATGAATGGGTTTTACCCTAATCTATCATCATAGAGAAATTAAAGCATGATTTCAACTCTTACAAGTTCATATCACcttgcattcatgtttgattccataaaacatcacaaatttcacatatcaaattaatcaaacatcaccaaatcaTGAAATTAGACTTACTTGATGTTAATTTCACTTAGGGATGAACATTCCTAACTCATGCattgataaacctttaattttTCCCTTTCAATTTGAGAGATTTGTGATGTTAGGGTTTTGACTCCCTTGGCTCCCTCCTCTCTCTCGATTGAACACACTGCCAGACCAAACTGgctttctttttttttatctaaTTTTATTCTACATTTACACATTTAGCCCCTAACTGTTATGGTATGTTCATATTAGTGATTTTTcacactaactttgttacttttcTTTAGTTAACTTTAATCACATACAAAGGGTTTTTAACTTACCATTATTTATAAGACTTTCATAATGGTAATAATCTATATTTACCATTTCTTTGTCATTAAATCATCACTATTAGTTTATTATATTACGACATACGAAAACTGGGGTGTTACAGATTTGGGCCATGTGGCATTTGATTTTGGCCATTTTTAATGATGTGGCAAGTTTTGGTGGAGGTGGATTGTGAGTTTAGGAGGGAAGCTATTCTAAATGTTGTATTTCTTCTTGGACGCGGGATCCGTTTTGAGTTCGGATCATCCTACTCCCGTTCATTCGGATCTATATAAAAAGCCACAACCATCACTTTTTCACCTATTCTCTCTAAACCCTAACCGACAACTTCATCTCCTACATCAGATCCATCATGTATTCATCTATCTTTAATCCTCTAAACCTAACTTGGTGGATAATCGTTGCTCATCATCACTTACAACTTTCTTCCTTTTCAATCTCAAAAACCCTAGATAGCAGTTCCAAGCAAGTACGCAACAGGTGTGTTTTATTCTCTATCTTTAATCCTCTAGACCTAACTTTCTTTGATGATTCATGTTTAATGTATCTTTAATCATGATTTATCATGGTTTATGTTGATCTTTCAATGTTTTTAAGCATCTGAACATTCACAAAATCAATCTTTACAGACGACATCTGAAATCCCAATgaatgtttgatgtttttcatatATGTTGATCTTTCTAATGTTTGAGATCTCGAATTGTGCCTGAAATCTTGAATAGTGTTTGATGATGTTGGATCACGTTCTTGGTCACATAtgttaaactttttaattttttcagTTCATTTCTTGTGAATAACTGATATGTTTTAgtccattttttttcttttatccaTGGATCGTTGCCTCTTTATATCGTCATCTGGTGATGATTTTGTTAGTTTTGAATCAGAATCCTCTATTCAGTTATCGCCTTTGTTATGTATGTTAAATTATTCAATATCGTTCACAAACTACCCATTTACCATCTCTTTAAAAATTGCTGATGTAAACCAAGAATTTTGAGTGTTTTCATATTTTTCGCcttttgttgttgattcgtttgTAGAAAAAAACCTGATTTAGGCTACAGGTTTTTCTTTCACTAATTGTTATTGATTCTATTGTTAATAATTTAGGCTACATAGAGCGAGTGCTTGCTAAAATAAATTTACATGGTTCTTGATACTGCAGGTGGCCGAATTATTTCCTTTATTTATCATCTCCATACGCTCCCATTTGGTACGCTCCTATGTGAATTTTAATCTGTTAAAACTCCTAGACAAAAATATAACGTTGGAGGTCCTTTAACATGTTCATCACATTGTCATTCCTATTTATGTTTATTGTTATTTTACTTCTTAAAATAGGTGGTATGCAAAGAGGTTTTTGCATCCAGATATTGTAACAACATATGATTATACTTTCATTTGGGATGAAGATCTTGGGTTTGAACACTTCAATGCGGACAAGTATATCTCTCCGCTCATGAATTATTCATTTAATTCAAAATTGTTGATGTGTATATTTGTAAAATTAATTTCTTGTGCGTTGTATTCCAGGTATATCCAGTTGGTTAAGAAACATGGGTTAGAGATTTCTCAGCCCGGTCTTGAACCGAATAATGGACTAACTTGGCAAATGACAAAGTGGAGAGGTGATAAAGAAGTTCACAAGTAtgttatcattgtttagtaaTTTATATTCATATAATGTTTCTTGAAATAGCTTCTTTTTAAGTCCTATATGCTTTTATTGGTCCATAGGGTTCATGAAGAAAAACCACGATGGTGCAGTGATCCTCATTTGCCTCCCTATGCAgtgtactctctctctctctctctctctctctctatctcacTTTGACATTGTGTATTACATTTATCTACGTCACTTCAGTTTAATAATTAGTTTTCTACTTTTATTCAGATTTGTAGAAATTATGGCTCCTGTATTTTCTCGGGCAGCTTGGCGGTGTGTGTGGCATATGATTGAGGTAAATTTACATTTTGTGGCATATGATTCAGGTCAATTTGCATTTTGTTATTAACAGGTTGCTCAAGTCTCAATTTGCTGGTAATTACTAATTAGTAACGGGTCAAATTGGATACATTCATCAGTTATTCTAATTTCTAATTTCTTACAACAGTTATATAGGAGGTAGAAAGGATAATAATTGATTTAGGTTGGGCACCTCCTGAACCACTTAAATATAGATGTTTGTGAAGTTTTTGTTAAAATCTTGATTTCAAAAGTTAATGTTGTTAAGTGTTAACCTTATAAAATGGTGTGCATATTAAAGAATTAGTGTTTGTATTTGAATTTGATTTTAGGTTTTACTGTTggttttgtcttttttttttttcaaattggtTTGGAAAGGAATTTAGCTTTGGGGTTTTCTTAAAAAAAGATAGCTTTAGATTAGATGTGCTTTGTATCTTTTTTTTGGTTTGGTAGATTAGAACCCTCAGGTTTCATGTATTGTTGTACTATGATACAGATCTGTGATGTAGGATGAGGGTGTAGCTGGTGGTTTTAACTTTTTAAATTAGACGTGTGGTAGCCTAATATAATCTTTATAtaatcaataaatatatattaacaaAAGCCGCAGAGGCAGAATGTGTTAGCTTCAAAGTCCGGATCATTGTGTTTTAAATGCGAGATACCAGTTTTAGTTAGCACCTGGAGTTTCAAATTCCAGATTTTTGTGTTTTAAATGCGAGATAGCAAAAAATAAATGAAGATTAATGGACACTTAATTTGTTCTATTGCAGGTGCTTAGGCCACCTGGTATACTCTAACACCAGTACGTGTTAATCCTAGTTGGCATCCGTTAACACATGTTAAATCGCTCCTGAAGGGTGTTAAGTGGCATTAAAAGCTTAACATGTTAAGAAGTTAACTAGGAGAGAGAGTGAGGGAATCAAGCATTGCAAaatttacacacacacacaacaacAACATGCTATATACGTATGTATTTCAATTAATTTTAACGGGCGTTAATGGGGTTAAACCATTTCCTTGGTGTGCGGTGAAGTGAAAAAGGGTCAAGTAGGTGATGTGGTGCCTACGTGTAGTTAAAGGGCGTGAAAGTATACCCCATAGCCTTATGGGTTTTCTAAGTTTGTGTTAAACATTCAAGGTAACTTTTATTCTCTTAGTTCTTTTAATGTTTTCTTTTAGTAAATATATAtggtgtatatgtatatatctgCAGGTGTATGAACAATCTCAGGAATTGAAATGTCATCTGAACCACATCCTTATGGAACCATTATTTATTTTTCTCTATGATAATTCTTTTGATGTTGGCTGGTAGGGTATCGGGTCAAAATCGGTTCGGATCATAATAGGCTAACTAATAATTGGTTCAATTTCATTCGGGTCAATAAAGGTTTGGTTGAAAACGGGTTTGGTTCAAGATAAGTTCTGTTGTAAAAGGGTTgattaaaaaaacacaaatgaCCATATTTAACAACAACAAACTGTCAAGGATTTAGTCACAAATTGTCTAAAAAATATCTGCCCATGTAGTCCACAACTTTACCtattttttgttaaattttcatCTCACAATTTTTTTCAGACATTACACTTACACTGGGAAGTGTGAGTTTTTTGTTTTCTGAGCACTgcatctgttttggtcaaaaatcacacgaggataatgtaaccaaactttatgtaaacggggtatgatgcttggttagctatgaaagtaaaggatcacttctgtgataaagatacaaagacacaatgatttatacgaggaaaaagcccttgatcaatgtatgatctccggcataaaaaacctcgggtgatggcaactaccgatcaccaacttcaatataataaaaatgtagttacaacttcggatagtaatgagctgagtacaaggatcactgagtgtctaagtgtttgagagttgtgtcatatgttgtgtgttcttccgaatgaggaagatgggtatttatacatgtgtaggtaacttattttaggtagatagaccactaatcagctcattacccctttagaaataaagataatctagcctaaattgctgcccattaatcaagctaagtttccatatccggtacaacgtctatctccaatttagctcttccCATAtctgtgaaaacgcgtccctggatcatgatgtgtagggcatatcctgctaggtgttcctgcaaaacaattttgtaacaagttgaagtgaccgttagtgtaaggatcaccatatcgtcccatgatcctgatcctgaagtctggctgaggatcactatctgccaaagaaacaaggatcactggtcaggatcacgtataaggatcatttatagtaaaatccagccccaacaattgcccccaaaatataaggagttaaatgtaaatagatgagttatattttgttttgagcttatctctaacggacgattccgatttactagccgttgtatatggactagccgttatgatatttacgtcattgatgtgacgatccctgcaaatcatcattataaataggagatagggttaggatcattttgtatttaaattcgaagtatctccctttataaccgtcattgaagactcttgatcaggtatcatcttcttctttctcttctttgctctgttctttcgtgcttttactctgtttttgttcaaatatgctgctccgtaattctccgcacaagagtcccaagaaggagagtcccttaaagagccagggaattatcaaggattctcccgtggagagatgttgctttactgatgtccacatagacaagattcgccattgtttcccagcgaatgttgttttcaaaccttttgatcctactgctttaagcgatcttgtctcagatgtctgggtggcttttcctgctactcccttcctcattgggtattcatatccttttccgatgttcacccaatctttcttttctcttaccggcatctcatatatccaagctatgccgatgatctggagggttctatataccttcgagaggatcatcgagcaagaagggattgatctggggttggcagagctggccgagctctatgatcttactacgtttggttcccatcggtatctgctgaaacggaaagctggggaggatcaccctattttcaaagtgaccaagaatgataccaactggaaacgtcgatttttctttgttaagagggattccatcccggatgggaaggatctgcccaaggaatgggccactcatggtaggatagaggatcctcgaaggatcactatcagttctgtctcatatggtgaggatcactgatgtcttttcttttttgcagctatctctgttgctcatttaaagttgacccctgctgccaaagaaagagtgttagccttcaagaagcttaatcctgaagtcagaagcttccaaatcattatccaagattctcaagagatatcctctgcatctgccacaatgtcaagtaagtatcctcatagaaaataagttttatgtgaaagtatttaatttaacaaaggaacttatcttgtttttgaattgtgtaggtgccggaaagtctgccaggtctgttaaatctgcctccaagtttgggatcagtgatcttgccaatgtcacgtcctcgaagaagaaggctcctgctgccagcccttcagtctcagcccctaaagcgtccattcggggcaagggaaaaaagaggaaggcttcagatgatcttcaaggatttcctcttctccgtcagcaattccttgactattttgatgaggttaggatcactgcccctgttaattgtcttcgacaagtccgaggatcacatgtgtctgatgttgctttcctgttgtcttctttagaaattctccgaaatggagacttacgtcaatcaggttgaggatcaggatcgtcaaattgttgaccttcaacagacgtgtgggctgaaggatcttaagattgccgatcttgagaaggagatccgggcagtcaaagatgaggctgttaaggcgttgatcaagtttgattatgagaagcatgacattacccaagacgctaaggtctctgccgcggtaaccatgtacaagatacaactgcagatggctgcggaggctcaagatccttcctttgacaggagcacatgggatgttgaaggctggaaggcaaggctagcagagttggaagatgacgatgatgctgaggatatcccaatgctggagggaggtgatgttgataaggatcagggtggaggagctggtgatggagcagcgaagaagtaagctgcatgattgggcgatgatggatatttcgagactaggccggagcccaattttttaggattggtagtggttttttgtggtagtggtgtttggaacaatttatggtccgtaacttaaacaatagtttcttagggttaagggtcctggatccttttagacaataggtaggattacaaaaggtggagggatcctctgtttgggggatgaagcctttgtgatcctgccgctttttctctcctgcaaaaatgctaagaccgcatagacaatggacaccctttgccaacccatgtggacgggccacgttttgctggtagaaatgtgggttggcaattttgacaactttttgaaagggttaatgatccttttgttaaataatataacttaacttttctggcttatcttgtgttgttatccttcaataatcctcttatttcttaattgctatatttgttaaaataacgagagttgaagaagtgtttgataaacttaggatatgatcctagatcaaatatcctcaaattgaaattattcaaagtattttggttcaaggatcataggtttggttgtcaaagtataagggttggttaggataatgaataatgaaattgaaaatagttaaggatcatacctgaagatccacgttaggatcctaacctttaatcggtacaaccataggtaaaactttaatggataataaggatcaaggatccttaatcgtttaacttcgaaaacctgaaaaaatggaatacaacttgggactaagccaatataaaggataagttagtaactggggacaagcccaaaggataactgagaatgatcccagaggatcactggggacgagcccaaaggataactggggatgatcccggaggatcactggggacaagcccataggataactggggatgatcccggaggatcactggggacaagcccataggacaactgaggatgatcccggaggatcactggggacagcccataggataactggggatgatcccggaggatcactggggacaagcccataggacaactgaggatgatcccggaggatcactggggacaagcccataggataactggggacaagcccaaaggatcgtatgtaaactggagtatggccctttctggcaactatccaaacttagtgacatgaaaatgtcaaaaccttagctaacgtgagaacgttagaaaccttaggaacggatgtatggtgcgtccaccattatacgtaggatcctgggtatagccagtacgatgaggtcgccagccccgaaagtgggtactgatcccaaggacgtgaactatatcaggatcatcgtgcgctgctggcggagactggggataatcccaaggataactggggttggacccaaggatctgtggtgcttttgaagatctttgatgatatgctgaagatacctgaacttatcataactcaaatggtttgtgagtaggggatgaaggatacatgatccttatccttaaaaaataagaaaatgcaatagttttaggataagcatattacctgagtaaggatcaccgatatctccaggatccttcaaggatacttcaatgtaaggatcacatgcaggaaggatcatgttcacatgaaatatttctttaagtgaacagcattccaggctcttggtaacaagtttccttccatggttagcaacctgtatgccccctttcctgcttcagcttcaatcaagtagggaccttcccattttggtgctagcttcccgtcagcaggattgatggtatatctccgacttggaacttccttatcctgacattcttgttgtaggcaccagccatcctttgttggtagcttgccatccttatcctagctagatccctgttttcctcaatagtatccaaatcctgagctaggatcgtagcattttcttcaggatcacgagcacttgttctagcagttgggatcaccatctctgttgggatcactgcttctgccccaaatactaaagagaagggtgtctgaccggtggcatttttgggagttgtcctatcagcccatagcacataaggtaattcttctgcccatttccctttcttggatcctagcttcttcttcagattgttgatgatgatcttgttggatgattctgcttgaccattggcttgtgggtgaactggtgttgatgtgatcatcttgattccccaactgtcacaaaagttagtggttctccttccaatgaattgagaaccattatcacatacaatttcagagggaatgccaaatctggttataatgtttcttttgataaaggatataacttccttctctctgacttgagcaaaggcttcagcttctatccacttggagaaatagtcagtcatggcgagcataaatacttttccaccaggtgctttaggaagcttgccaactatatccattccccatctcatgaatggccaagaggatggtattgggtgtaagaattcagctggttgatgaaggatattgctatgtctttggcaaggatcacactttttagtatattctacagcatcccttttcatggttggccagtagtatcctgttctaaggatccttgagaataatgccctgcccccagtgtggtttccacaatctccttcgtggaagtctctcaatacttcttctatttcaggatcttcaatacatcttaaatatggtcctgcaagggatcgtttatatagtaCATTATTTAAGActgcaaattgagataccttaatcctgaaagctctaggattttctcctgttggaatctccccatgttgcaagtatctcatgatcggtgagatccatgatcctgaataagatcgagcttcttcactagggattattgcagtatcctcttctatttccatggctacttgattttagatagcaggagccaggatatggatgatagggatacttatatcttctggaatttttaaggatgatcctaggttggccaatgcatcagcttccgtgttatcctcccttggtacctgtgttaagctaaaagaaacaaaagagagtgccaattctttgactatctctaaatatttggttagtttttcacctttaacagcataggatccgttaaagtgattagtgatcaataatgaatctacatatacgttaagatactttacccccatatccttagcgatttgtaagccagcaattagggcttcatactcagcctcattgttagttgcttggaactcacaggctatggagtggggtattatgtccccctgtggcgattttaggaggatccctagccctgtgcctttgatgtttgaggatccgtcagtgtgtaggatccaaggatccttggtctcatccagctgctggacctccaattctgcttccttttgtagatcactactgaaatcagccacaaagtcagctagtgcttgagatttaatggctgttcttggttcgtatcttatatcatgggcactaagcttcactgcccacttagccattctccctgacatatccggtttcctgaggacattcttaattggaaaattagttttgacaataatagttgttagggctggatttttactatgaatgatccttatacgtgatcctaaccagtgatccttatttctttggcaggcagtgatcctcagccggacctcaggatcaggatcacgggacattgaggtgatcctagtactaacggtcattttcgattactacaatattattttgcaggaatatctagcaggatatgccctacatatcatgatccagggacgcgcttttacaaatatggcaagagctgaattgaagatgaacgttgtgccggatatggaaacatggcttgatctaagggcagcaatttaggctagattatctttatttctaaaggggtaatgagctgattagtggtctatctacctaaaataagttacctacacatgtataaatacccatcttcctcattcggaagaacacacacaacatacgacacaactctcaacacttagacactcagtgatccttgtactcagctcattatcatccgaagttgtaactacatttttattatattgaagttggtgatcggtagttgccatcacccgaggttttttatgccggagatcatacattgatcaagggctttttcctcgtataaatcactgtgtctttgtatctttatcacggaagtgatcctttactttcatagctaaccaagcatcataccccgtttacataaagtttggttacattatccttgtgtgatttttgaccaaaacagtttggcgcccaccgtggggcaattggtgcttcattcataaagaaaatcttttgttcaaaatcatttcaaagagttacatggcttcatcattgaagaacacttccacggcgatgtctgcagtcacctcagcacaaaccactctacctcctccaccggcaggatcccagagaaatgctgagaagagaccaaccccttctttctctaaacctccatcttcttctgctatgaattcttctattcccagtactagtgatgtgtttgctttaattttgcagatgaaggatcgtatgcagcggcaggatgaaactaatgacaggatcctcagggagattggagatctcaaaagacaaaagaaagcggcagaggatcattccccactgatgccaaaatccttgagttttgagactccaatggtcacctctcagccatcagggatcccagacgtacagatcacaggggagacgagaggattacatctcaagtcagcagcaatgactcagacatcgggctcgtattttcagccagcaggatcctatcctcagtatatgggatccttcatgaatccgggagcctatccgggggcacagcagtttcaaggatcctactttattccaggatcgttccagggccaaggatcctcctttgttccaggatcatcccaggttcaaggatcctccttcgttccaggatcatcccagataccaggatccttacagatgccaggatccctaaaaagtttgcaagcagggaatctagatgtccatcaaggggacttcattccaatgcagaccattgcttccactggtccctccgttattccagaatcccagcaatacggattccctaacttgaacccaatgggaggtaacactttaaataattatcctaccactaaccatggattcatgcaggatacaggtaccaatcacgctatggccagggaattacagaaactaaaggacatgatctcaagtgttccaggggtagtcaagcctatcccagagattgcagatggaagccacaagatatcacgctttgcaccaccaatttgtgatgcagaggtgcccaaaaggttccatatccctaccatgaagctgtatgatggcacgacggatccagaggagcatatagcacaatacagggaaaggatggaaattaatcctatcccagaaaagttaaaggaagcatgcctatgtaaaggatttggatccactctaactggatcagctcttaagtggctgctaagtcttcccccttactctattacttcatttgccaatttagttaatttattcaataaccaattctcttgtagtagaaaatttgaaaaattaactagcgatttatacaggataactcaaaatcacaACGAATcgttaagggattatataact
This genomic stretch from Helianthus annuus cultivar XRQ/B chromosome 8, HanXRQr2.0-SUNRISE, whole genome shotgun sequence harbors:
- the LOC110877272 gene encoding uncharacterized protein LOC110877272 translates to MYSSIFNPLNLTWWIIVAHHHLQLSSFSISKTLDSSSKQVRNRWPNYFLYLSSPYAPIWWYAKRFLHPDIVTTYDYTFIWDEDLGFEHFNADKYIQLVKKHGLEISQPGLEPNNGLTWQMTKWRGDKEVHKVHEEKPRWCSDPHLPPYAVFVEIMAPVFSRAAWRCVWHMIEVNLHFVAYDSGQFAFCY